The nucleotide sequence aatccgaattttactcaaaaagtagcacatgaaggtatattttttattacatatttgatttaatcaggcacaaatagatttttaaaagaaaaaacaaaagtacatgtatacgatTTAAACGAACTACATTTACTTAACATGATAATAACGGGAAAACACCATACCTGTATACACAATGTCCGAATTTTCAGGACAAGTTTTCTTCCCCCATCTGACATATGTCACACCAATATCTTAAATATACAAAGTAAATCGTTAATTTATcttaaaatgtttatacaattGCAAATTTAACAAAAGCTAAATTCTTTATATGATGATCACACCAAACAGTTTCATAAGAAAGAATGTTTAAAGTTTTCTGCGGTCCGCTCGTCTGATCTGTAACTTTAATGCTGGTTTCCTCTTCCTGAGTATGACAATGAATGAATATCTTTGCATTTGCGTGATGGGTGATGCGTACATAAGTGCATAAGTGGATAGTCTTGCCTGGTCATCATATATTGGTTTACTTCTATTGGAGTTCTGCGAATTTCCGTTATAGGGATATGGCAGTTGTTTTAAATACCGTTTGTTTTTGACAATTTGTTTGGACTTATCCTTTTAGAATTTGCCTTGGAGTAAGTTTTTTTAATTGGttacattttgtttgtttgttattttgatttgtaCCTTTTTGATGCAAATTTACCAGATTTAAACACTAGTTAACTACTGTCGCATGATCATCAATTCAAAAATAGATTGTCAATTCATGCGATCAAAACTTTAAGGGAAATTGAATGCAGAAAGGCTTACCATGTTGTGAAGTTGTTACAGGACAGTCTGCTTTCCGGGAAGTATGCAAGTAATGCTTCATCATATCAATAAGAGATTGGTCTGATGGTGTCAGGCTGTATTCTTTACAATCATGTCCATAAGTACAAACTATAACGGTAACAATGACAGTGACAAAGCTGCTGTATGTAGACATTCTGAAAATTTAGTAATAGTAATCAtataatag is from Mytilus galloprovincialis chromosome 6, xbMytGall1.hap1.1, whole genome shotgun sequence and encodes:
- the LOC143079396 gene encoding uncharacterized protein LOC143079396 isoform X6, which produces MSTYSSFVTVIVTVIVCTYGHDCKEYSLTPSDQSLIDMMKHYLHTSRKADCPVTTSQHDIGVTYVRWGKKTCPENSDIVYTGQVGGNYYTNKGGGSNWLCLPNDPENGNVSNNGYDGLYGAE
- the LOC143079396 gene encoding uncharacterized protein LOC143079396 isoform X4, which codes for MSTYSSFVTVIVTVIVCTYGHDCKEYSLTPSDQSLIDMMKHYLHTSRKADCPVTTSQHDIGVTYVRWGKKTCPENSDIVYTGQAGGNYYKNKGVVPTISVYPEILKMAKHTPMEIMHYMVPSMRYIPALNHPICLLVWAKRRFHVQYAGGMGKFLC